In the bacterium genome, one interval contains:
- a CDS encoding iron chelate uptake ABC transporter family permease subunit, translated as MKSTVDSHIFRRIFVGCVSLLILLALAFALDVSFGQSHIPVGTVARVVGSHLPGLAGSIGDVGETDRAIIWDIRVPRALLALIVGALLAMAGAALQGLLLNPLADPYTVGVSSGAALGAGVATILGLGTIAYGYGVPMVAFVFAMGAMFVVYALARSAGRVSIHSFLLAGIVVGSFLWAMLSFVIALAPHSSEGVQSSIIFWLLGSFNAADSWGYVRIAYPFAIFGLIALFAFARDLNVFSMGEETARHLGIETENLKVIIIAVTSLITSAAVAVSGIIGFVGLVVPHICRKIFGPDHRILIPTAAIGGSVLAVFADLASRAVLPPGGLPVGIVTALLGAPFFLYLLKTSKK; from the coding sequence ATGAAATCGACAGTCGACTCTCACATATTCAGACGCATATTTGTTGGATGCGTTTCACTTCTCATATTGCTGGCGCTGGCATTTGCGCTTGACGTATCTTTTGGGCAGAGCCATATTCCAGTCGGCACAGTGGCTCGTGTCGTCGGGTCACATTTGCCCGGACTGGCGGGAAGTATTGGCGATGTCGGGGAGACTGATCGTGCCATTATCTGGGATATCCGTGTTCCACGGGCGCTGCTGGCGTTGATCGTGGGTGCGCTGCTTGCGATGGCGGGCGCAGCACTGCAGGGTCTGCTGCTAAATCCACTTGCCGACCCATACACCGTTGGAGTTTCTTCGGGTGCGGCACTCGGCGCGGGCGTGGCGACAATCTTGGGGTTGGGCACAATAGCATACGGCTACGGAGTGCCCATGGTAGCTTTTGTTTTTGCCATGGGCGCCATGTTTGTAGTATATGCTCTTGCGCGCTCAGCCGGACGGGTGTCGATCCATTCGTTTTTGCTGGCCGGGATAGTGGTTGGTTCATTTTTGTGGGCAATGCTGAGTTTCGTGATAGCTCTGGCGCCTCATAGTTCGGAGGGTGTGCAGTCAAGCATCATATTCTGGCTGTTGGGCAGTTTCAATGCCGCCGACTCATGGGGCTATGTGCGCATAGCCTATCCCTTTGCCATATTCGGACTGATAGCACTCTTCGCCTTTGCCAGGGACCTCAACGTTTTTTCCATGGGCGAGGAGACCGCGCGTCACCTGGGCATCGAGACCGAGAATCTCAAGGTTATTATTATCGCAGTCACATCGCTCATAACATCGGCAGCGGTTGCCGTAAGCGGGATAATAGGGTTTGTCGGATTGGTTGTGCCGCACATTTGCAGGAAAATTTTCGGTCCCGATCACAGGATATTGATACCCACTGCCGCGATAGGCGGTTCAGTGCTTGCAGTGTTTGCCGATCTGGCATCGCGTGCAGTGCTGCCTCCGGGTGGTCTGCCGGTCGGGATAGTGACGGCTCTGCTGGGTGCGCCGTTCTTTTTGTATTTACTCAAGACAAGCAAAAAATAA
- a CDS encoding aldolase — MKNSKVLRKLRAGEIVSCVKLNLDSSRAAEMAAMAGFDCLWLCMEHVPNDLALIERQILAAKAYDADTMVRVPRGCYSDYIRPLELDATGIMVPHIMSLEDAKNVVRMTRFFPIGRRPIDGGNSDGDFCAAEMVEYMEFANRERFITVQIEDPEPLDDLDAIAALDGIDMLFFGPADFSQGIGAPGQWNDERIIETRKRVAQAATKHGKFAGTTGNVNNIEELVDLGYTFLPMGSDVRTLTGFFNDTAFKFAQTAKKLGKEMVS, encoded by the coding sequence ATGAAAAACAGTAAAGTCCTGCGGAAATTGAGGGCAGGTGAAATAGTAAGCTGCGTCAAACTGAACCTGGACAGCTCCAGAGCCGCTGAGATGGCCGCTATGGCTGGTTTCGACTGCCTGTGGCTGTGTATGGAGCACGTTCCGAATGATCTGGCATTGATTGAAAGACAAATACTAGCCGCAAAAGCATATGATGCAGACACAATGGTCAGAGTCCCCCGAGGCTGCTACAGTGATTACATAAGACCACTCGAGCTGGATGCGACCGGGATAATGGTCCCCCATATTATGAGCCTTGAAGACGCGAAAAATGTGGTGAGAATGACCAGATTCTTCCCTATCGGCAGACGTCCTATCGACGGAGGTAACTCGGATGGGGACTTCTGCGCGGCTGAGATGGTCGAATACATGGAATTCGCCAACAGGGAGAGGTTTATCACTGTCCAGATAGAGGACCCGGAACCGCTCGATGACTTGGATGCGATAGCCGCGCTCGACGGAATAGACATGCTCTTTTTCGGGCCTGCAGACTTCAGCCAGGGGATTGGAGCGCCCGGGCAATGGAACGACGAGAGAATAATTGAAACCCGCAAACGGGTTGCTCAAGCAGCCACAAAACATGGCAAATTCGCAGGCACTACGGGTAATGTCAATAACATAGAAGAACTCGTTGACCTGGGATACACATTCCTGCCGATGGGATCGGATGTCAGAACGCTTACCGGATTCTTCAACGATACCGCATTCAAATTTGCTCAGACAGCTAAAAAACTGGGCAAAGAAATGGTTTCATAA
- a CDS encoding FAD-dependent oxidoreductase: MTVKKFHADVVVAGGGLAGTFAAISAARLGCKSVLIQDRSVLGGNASSEILIGIGGADFSGKGLIRYARETGLMGEFALELLHRSKSALGSLPLRSMILWEMAKREKNLELLLNASVRDVILDKDGAITAIRASQMTNEKELMVSGKLFVDCTGHGSLGALAGAEFRMGREARDEFDESLAPESADNCTMGDSLYFRAQNLGRPVQFTAPEWAKKFPTDESLPFRHPELEIFDPETGEMFGFWWFEYGGMLDVIEGAENIYDELMAVVYGVWDHMKNSGDHGVADYELTWVSPIIATRESRRLIGDYTITQNDIRDAVAFDDRVAYGGWPIDIHPPEGMYSKEPPCVQDPVAAPCSVPLRALYSKNVPNLLFAGRDISATHVALGSLRVMATCAVMGQAVGTAAALCSKYGTVPGKLGQDHIRELQQQLLDDDCYIVGLPKNNAGNLVADASIITSSEAALEVTGTDEWHELSSGIAQMFPVSGSKVGKVGFYMVSELDHPVTIEAGLRRANTINDFSSRSDIATASATMCVRGKNTPDDQGAVWVEFEFNADVEPGKLYWVHLPAVPGVYCAVHSSRVFATNRASLEHADEIKWRSMPRGTFVFNLSPQSRPYGGSNLRTGINRPEKWTNCWVSDPNQALPQSIEIEFDRVRTINKVSLVFDPDLDQNIYWPPPYGILGSGMVETMVRDYKIWIYDGSTWTKKTAVTGNYQRCRSHEFDAVAARRIKIDCLATYGSASARIYELQAFGPEE; the protein is encoded by the coding sequence ATGACTGTGAAAAAATTTCATGCTGATGTGGTTGTGGCGGGAGGAGGACTGGCCGGCACATTCGCGGCTATAAGCGCTGCCCGGCTGGGATGCAAGAGCGTCCTGATACAGGATAGATCAGTATTGGGCGGAAACGCTTCCAGTGAAATATTGATCGGCATCGGCGGGGCGGATTTCTCCGGCAAAGGTCTGATTCGATATGCTCGTGAGACCGGGCTTATGGGCGAGTTTGCACTGGAACTGCTGCATCGCTCAAAAAGCGCTCTCGGAAGTCTGCCTCTTCGCAGTATGATTCTCTGGGAGATGGCAAAGCGCGAAAAAAATCTTGAGCTGCTGCTTAATGCGTCTGTTCGCGACGTCATTTTGGACAAGGATGGCGCAATTACGGCCATCAGAGCGTCGCAGATGACTAACGAAAAAGAACTTATGGTCTCGGGTAAGCTGTTTGTGGACTGCACAGGCCATGGCAGCCTGGGAGCGCTTGCCGGAGCCGAGTTCAGGATGGGTCGAGAAGCGCGCGACGAATTCGACGAATCGCTTGCGCCGGAATCCGCCGACAACTGCACAATGGGAGACTCGCTCTATTTCAGAGCACAAAACCTTGGCAGGCCGGTCCAGTTTACTGCCCCGGAATGGGCGAAAAAGTTTCCGACGGACGAGAGTCTTCCGTTTCGTCACCCGGAGCTTGAAATATTCGATCCTGAAACAGGCGAAATGTTCGGGTTCTGGTGGTTTGAATACGGCGGCATGCTCGATGTGATCGAGGGCGCCGAAAATATATATGACGAGCTGATGGCTGTAGTATACGGCGTGTGGGACCACATGAAAAATTCCGGTGACCATGGCGTCGCTGACTATGAATTGACCTGGGTCAGCCCTATCATTGCTACAAGAGAGAGCAGACGCCTTATCGGCGACTATACAATAACTCAAAACGATATAAGGGACGCGGTGGCGTTCGATGATCGGGTCGCATATGGGGGCTGGCCTATAGATATACACCCGCCGGAGGGTATGTATTCAAAAGAGCCGCCATGCGTTCAGGACCCTGTGGCTGCTCCGTGCAGCGTGCCGCTTAGGGCGCTGTACTCGAAAAATGTGCCTAATCTGCTCTTTGCAGGGCGTGACATAAGCGCCACACACGTGGCTCTCGGGTCACTGAGGGTGATGGCGACCTGCGCAGTGATGGGTCAGGCTGTGGGGACTGCCGCGGCGCTGTGCTCGAAATATGGCACTGTGCCGGGAAAACTGGGGCAGGATCATATACGCGAGCTGCAGCAGCAGTTGCTTGATGATGACTGCTATATCGTGGGGCTGCCTAAGAACAATGCCGGCAATTTGGTTGCAGATGCATCGATTATAACTTCGAGTGAGGCTGCTCTTGAAGTTACGGGCACCGATGAATGGCATGAGCTGTCGAGCGGAATAGCTCAGATGTTTCCCGTGAGCGGATCAAAGGTGGGCAAAGTCGGCTTCTATATGGTGTCTGAGCTTGACCATCCGGTTACGATCGAAGCGGGTCTGCGGAGAGCAAACACTATAAACGATTTCAGCAGCCGGTCGGATATTGCAACGGCGTCGGCGACAATGTGCGTCCGGGGCAAGAATACCCCGGACGATCAGGGTGCAGTATGGGTCGAATTCGAATTCAATGCGGATGTCGAGCCTGGAAAGCTCTATTGGGTGCATCTGCCTGCCGTGCCCGGTGTGTATTGCGCGGTGCATTCGTCCAGAGTATTCGCCACCAACAGGGCAAGCCTTGAGCATGCAGACGAAATCAAGTGGAGATCAATGCCGAGGGGAACATTCGTGTTCAACCTGTCGCCGCAGTCGCGGCCATATGGCGGGTCGAATTTGCGAACGGGAATAAACAGGCCCGAAAAATGGACGAACTGCTGGGTATCGGACCCGAACCAGGCTCTGCCGCAGTCGATAGAGATAGAATTCGACCGAGTCCGAACCATAAATAAAGTCAGCCTGGTATTCGACCCTGATCTCGACCAGAATATATATTGGCCGCCGCCATATGGAATCCTTGGATCGGGAATGGTCGAGACAATGGTGAGAGATTATAAAATATGGATCTATGACGGATCGACATGGACGAAAAAAACGGCTGTGACCGGCAATTATCAGCGCTGCAGATCGCATGAATTTGACGCCGTGGCCGCAAGGCGAATCAAAATCGATTGCCTGGCAACTTACGGCTCAGCGTCAGCAAGAATATATGAATTACAGGCATTTGGACCTGAGGAATAA
- a CDS encoding G5 domain-containing protein, whose protein sequence is MDNEQIIRNLQRRLMIERIVFALIAIILIAIWGIGRLHGNKSVIVVDGRPVVCVPSEQEARGVIQEVKRKTGCDPAEIEFKQEVRVARAPGNARPVSRHMAIRVVQHVVTPVAPRWSVIVDGKPIVAVADRKTAGEVLEMAKMKFGQLAKNLAEEPQFKENVTVDVAAINPALFCKTAQQAIKLIFDSTEPIRKDAIYTVESGDVASSIASRNHLSLDELASLNSNTDLVHLQIGDKIKIKQTQPRKAGLTVIVRDQSERMEKIPAPIQKVSSATLFTGKSVVLSPGTSGKRQVKVATIYENGNKIGSEVLEEVILKEPTPRRIAVGIKLR, encoded by the coding sequence ATGGACAATGAACAGATTATCCGTAACCTGCAAAGACGGCTGATGATTGAAAGAATCGTCTTTGCCCTCATCGCAATCATACTCATCGCTATATGGGGCATCGGCAGGCTCCATGGCAATAAATCCGTGATCGTCGTGGACGGCAGGCCTGTGGTGTGCGTGCCCTCCGAACAGGAAGCCAGAGGCGTTATCCAGGAAGTTAAGCGCAAGACCGGCTGTGACCCCGCAGAAATTGAGTTCAAGCAGGAAGTGCGAGTTGCGAGAGCACCCGGCAATGCGCGTCCCGTGAGCCGTCATATGGCCATAAGAGTAGTCCAGCATGTCGTCACACCCGTCGCGCCGAGATGGTCGGTTATAGTGGACGGCAAACCCATTGTGGCAGTGGCTGACCGCAAAACCGCTGGAGAAGTGCTGGAGATGGCTAAAATGAAATTCGGACAGTTGGCAAAAAACCTGGCGGAAGAACCTCAGTTCAAAGAAAACGTGACCGTGGATGTCGCGGCTATAAACCCCGCGCTCTTCTGTAAGACAGCTCAACAGGCCATCAAGCTTATATTCGACTCTACAGAACCCATCAGGAAAGATGCGATATACACAGTCGAAAGCGGCGATGTCGCGTCCTCAATTGCATCAAGAAATCACCTGAGTCTGGATGAACTTGCTTCTCTTAATTCGAATACGGACCTGGTCCATCTGCAAATCGGCGATAAGATCAAGATCAAACAGACTCAGCCTCGAAAAGCGGGACTCACAGTAATTGTCAGAGACCAGAGCGAGCGCATGGAAAAAATCCCTGCACCCATACAGAAAGTCTCCAGCGCGACACTCTTTACAGGCAAAAGCGTGGTGCTCTCACCAGGAACCTCGGGTAAACGTCAGGTGAAAGTCGCCACAATCTACGAAAATGGCAACAAGATCGGAAGTGAAGTGCTTGAAGAAGTGATTCTTAAGGAACCGACACCCCGCAGGATTGCTGTCGGCATCAAGTTACGATAA